One genomic segment of Paraburkholderia caffeinilytica includes these proteins:
- a CDS encoding YifB family Mg chelatase-like AAA ATPase encodes MSLAVVRSRAPASGRAPEVTVEVHLANGLPSFSIVGLPDLEVRESRERVRAALQNCSFDFPVRRITVNLAPADLPKESGRFDLPIALGILAASGQIPPESLLHREFAGELSLTGALRPMRGAFAMACGTARSGTSHGGLESPSGGASTHPTPGMPATPVACVQRTPQLYLPAASAAEAALVPGVDVYGATDLPSLCAHLAGAPDARLYPVAAPELRETAPAAIPDMSDVIGQRGARRALEVAAAGGHHVLLVGPPGAGKSMLAARLPGLLPPMTDDEALSSAALLSASRAGFMPSQWRQRPFRAPHHSSSAPALVGGRNPPQPGEITLAHLGVLFLDELPEFDRHVLETLREPLEAGRITISRAALQADFPAACQLIAAMNPCPCGWRGDPNGRCRCTPEIAARYLRKLSGPLLDRIDIQLEIPALTPAELSARSTTAGESSAAIARRVNAARERQLARQGKTNRELGGREVDEVCRPDATGEALLRQAGERFGWSARAYYRVLKVARTIADLAGTAMPSAAQIGEAIQYRRALGSV; translated from the coding sequence ATGTCGCTTGCCGTGGTGCGCAGTCGCGCGCCGGCCTCTGGCCGCGCGCCCGAAGTAACCGTCGAGGTTCACCTCGCGAACGGATTACCCTCTTTTTCGATCGTCGGCCTTCCGGATCTGGAAGTGCGCGAAAGCCGCGAGCGCGTACGCGCGGCGCTGCAGAACTGCAGCTTTGATTTCCCCGTGCGCCGCATCACCGTCAATCTCGCTCCTGCCGATTTACCGAAGGAATCCGGCCGCTTCGATCTGCCGATCGCTTTAGGTATTCTGGCCGCGAGCGGACAAATTCCACCCGAGTCCCTCCTGCATCGCGAATTCGCCGGCGAGCTTTCGCTGACCGGCGCGCTGCGGCCGATGCGCGGGGCTTTCGCGATGGCCTGTGGGACCGCCCGCAGCGGTACTTCTCACGGCGGGCTGGAAAGCCCGTCCGGTGGTGCCTCAACGCACCCTACGCCGGGCATGCCGGCGACACCCGTGGCGTGCGTTCAGCGCACCCCGCAGCTCTACCTGCCTGCCGCGAGCGCGGCCGAGGCGGCGCTCGTCCCGGGTGTCGACGTCTACGGCGCGACCGACCTGCCGTCGCTGTGCGCGCATCTGGCCGGCGCACCCGACGCCCGGCTCTACCCTGTCGCGGCACCTGAGCTCCGCGAGACCGCACCGGCCGCGATTCCCGACATGAGCGATGTGATCGGCCAGCGCGGCGCGCGCCGCGCGCTTGAAGTCGCCGCGGCCGGGGGACACCACGTCTTGCTGGTCGGGCCGCCTGGCGCCGGCAAATCGATGCTCGCCGCGCGTCTGCCAGGCCTGCTGCCGCCCATGACCGACGACGAAGCACTCAGCTCGGCGGCATTGCTGTCCGCCAGCCGGGCCGGCTTTATGCCGTCGCAATGGCGGCAACGGCCGTTTCGCGCGCCACATCATTCGTCGAGTGCGCCGGCGCTGGTTGGCGGGCGCAATCCGCCGCAACCCGGCGAGATCACGTTGGCGCATCTGGGCGTGCTGTTTCTGGACGAGTTGCCGGAATTCGACCGCCACGTGCTGGAAACCCTGCGCGAACCCCTCGAGGCCGGCCGCATCACCATCTCGCGCGCCGCCTTGCAAGCGGATTTTCCGGCGGCCTGCCAACTGATTGCGGCAATGAACCCGTGCCCCTGCGGGTGGCGCGGCGACCCCAACGGTCGCTGCCGCTGCACGCCGGAGATCGCGGCGCGTTATCTGCGCAAGCTGTCCGGGCCGCTGCTCGACCGGATCGACATCCAGCTCGAGATTCCTGCGCTCACGCCGGCGGAGTTGTCCGCACGCTCCACCACCGCCGGTGAATCCAGCGCAGCGATCGCACGGCGGGTGAATGCCGCTCGCGAGCGGCAACTGGCCCGGCAAGGCAAAACCAATCGGGAACTGGGCGGGCGGGAAGTGGACGAAGTCTGCCGGCCCGACGCAACCGGTGAAGCGCTATTGCGCCAGGCCGGCGAACGCTTCGGCTGGTCGGCACGTGCTTACTACAGAGTCCTGAAGGTGGCGCGAACCATCGCCGATCTGGCCGGCACCGCCATGCCGAGCGCCGCGCAAATCGGCGAAGCCATTCAGTACCGCAGGGCTTTGGGGTCGGTATAA
- a CDS encoding accessory factor UbiK family protein: protein MKQPNDVFNDFQARMSELFKNSPAKDVERNVKAMLSQGFSKLDLVTREEFDTQTQVLVRTRARLEELERRVAELEQKLPVTTQTS from the coding sequence ATGAAACAACCGAACGATGTCTTTAACGATTTTCAGGCCCGCATGAGCGAGCTGTTCAAGAACTCGCCGGCCAAAGATGTCGAACGCAACGTGAAGGCCATGCTGTCGCAGGGCTTTTCCAAGCTCGACCTGGTCACGCGTGAGGAATTCGATACGCAGACCCAGGTGCTGGTGCGCACCCGGGCGCGCCTCGAAGAGCTGGAGCGCCGCGTTGCCGAACTGGAGCAGAAGCTGCCGGTTACGACGCAAACGTCCTGA
- a CDS encoding P-II family nitrogen regulator yields MKLITAIIKPFKLDEAREALSAIGVSGITVTEVKGFGRQKGHTELYRGAEYVVDFLPKVKIEAAVSDDIVDQAIEALERAARTGKIGDGKIFVTPIEQVIRIRTGETGADAL; encoded by the coding sequence ATGAAACTCATTACCGCAATCATCAAGCCGTTCAAGCTCGATGAGGCGCGCGAAGCCTTGTCGGCCATCGGCGTCTCGGGCATCACGGTGACGGAAGTCAAAGGCTTCGGTCGTCAGAAGGGCCACACGGAACTCTATCGGGGCGCTGAATACGTCGTCGATTTCCTGCCGAAGGTGAAGATCGAGGCCGCTGTCTCGGACGACATCGTCGACCAGGCGATCGAGGCGCTCGAGCGCGCGGCACGCACCGGCAAGATCGGCGACGGCAAGATTTTCGTCACCCCGATCGAGCAGGTGATTCGGATTCGCACCGGGGAGACCGGCGCGGACGCCCTGTAA